CATGATACAGTTGGAGAATCATTTATGTAGGGACTCTTGTCCCCACCATTCCATTGTGGTGTTTTCCTCAGGTTCATGTTGGTGGGAacgtttgggaaaaaaaaaaaaagtttgagagtTGATGTTTAATAACTAGACaccctgggtttgagtcctggaaTTGCCCGTTGTATGTGCATTTTACCTCTAAACAAatgaggtttgtttgtttctataatgctccagtttcctcatttgtatgaTGTGGTATAGTAGATACCTCCAAAAGTTgtgatgaggattaaatgtgTAATAACATAGAAAGTGCTTAGAATTCTACTTGGCCCATAAAAATGCTCAAGAAATGCTATTCATTCAGAAATCTTTGGAAAATTGACTAGAGGTAAGGAAATGTGCCATATTCACTCTTCCATACCCTGTGTCTGGGGACTAGGATTCTCAAAACTATAGTTTTCCTTGTCAGCTGAGTTTCCATTACGTTCTGCcagtagaggaggaggaggggagaagagactTAACTCCATTCCTCTTGCCAGCGCATCCTCTCAGTGTTGTTGTTGTGAAGTGGCCTTTCACCCTGATGGTGACAGTTTGAATCAGGGCCTAGCTTTTCCCCCACATTCCAAGccacctccctcttcctcccttagAAGCCCCAGCGAGAACAGACAAGGCTCTTTGCTGGGAGGTCTGACTCCCAGCCTGGGGATACCTGTCCCGGAGACATCTGAATTAGGATGCTCCCATCTCTTCCCAGCCCCAGGCATCGTGGCTGCTTCCTGCAGGTCCCATCTCTGTGCTAAATCAGTGTGCTCCTCTTTACTTTTTGAAAAGGATTAGCACCTGCTTAGTCAATTCCCTctgttattttctctctgttaaaaaacagtaacaaaacaaaaccagaaagccTAGtgtagtttctgtttttctgactgGAACCTGACAGAGAATGTTAGAgataagcttttttcttttcttttttttttttttaagattttatttatttgacagagagatcacaagtaggcagagaggcaggcagagagagaggagaaagcaggctccctgccaagcagagagcccgatgtagggctcggtcccaggaccccgagatcatgacctgagctgaaggcagaggctttatcccgccaagccacccaggtgcccctagagataAGCTTTTAACAATGTCCTAGGCAAGAAGTAATGAAGGTCTGGATTGTTGATTGAatgtggagggagagaagggaaagtcaACGATGACTTTGGACCCAGTGAATGAGAGGGTGGCAGTGCTCTTCTGAGGAGTAAAGGAAACTGTGGAGAGACCAGGTGATGAGTTTGGTGATTGGGGGCTAAGTTTGGGGTATCACAGGCTGTGCGGTAGAAAAGTCTGGAAGGCAGCTGTAAAGAGATCACGGCATGCAGGGGAGGCATGAACATAGACAGATGAGGTTGTCacaggaaaaaagtagaaaaacaagaTGCAAATGAAACGGGGAATTGTCCACCTGAAATGGGAAAATCAATCCTAGGAAGAGACCAAAGACAAAgtgtgagggaggagggagcgggAACACAGTCTTATAGAACGTGGATTTAGGGAGCtggagatgaggaggaggaaccagggaggggaggacagcATAGAATTCAAGGCGAGTTCAAAGAGGAAGGAGTCACTCGTCAGGAGCTGAGGAGAGGACCACTGAAGAGATACAGGATCTGTGGCTAGGAGGTTATCGGCCAGCTCGGGAGAGCCGTGGTGGCTGGGAGTagggtgggcaggagggaggacaCTTGGATGCCTGATGCTCAGGCAATAAGATGGGATGGAGTCTTAACGGTGATGGCTTTGAGACGAGCGGAGCCCGAAGAAGGCAATAGCTTGGGGGCGAAGTGGCCAGGTTTGGGCTTGTTTGGTTTGTCGGGGCCAGGGGAGTGAGACACTTAACAGTGTGAGGCCAGAACCTCATTCCTTTCCCTAAATGTCTGTGTAGTCACATCAGAGACTGCATTTAATCCCTTGCACAACTGTTAGACACACTCCTGAGGATGCTCCCTATGACTTAGCAGATGGGCAGGACACTGGGCAGTGAGAAGTGGGACATCTTGGACGTGGCCCATTCGGTAGTGCAGCTGCGGGGAGTTCACGCCGTCGTAACCGCCCCTCACATCTCACTGGCTTAACACAACGTGAGGCTAATTTCCCCCTCTTGTTACGGCCTGGTTGGCTGTTTGCAGACACTCTTGCCTGCGGGAACCcacactccctcccttccaccaTTTCCTAGAGCCTCGGTGCCCCGTGGCCCTTCTGCATCCACAGATGTGGAAAGAGAACGGAGACTGTCCTAGCAGTCTTGGGGGCCCGGCCTCCATTGGCCAGTCTCAGTCCCACATCCCAACGGATGACAGGCAAGCCTGGAAAAAGTAGGACATTGCCCAGGAAGTTGAGCAGAAACACAAAGACGGCTAACACACAATACGctgctttctttgttttgctttgtttttgtttgtttgtttgtttttctgtttccaaactCCTTCACTCCACGTATAATAATCTCTTCTTTCACATTCTAGCAGAATTTGCTTATGGTCCAGCCTACAGGCTCTCCCGCTCCCCTCGCTTAACAAATGTTTACAAAGTGCCTACTGTTCTAGAGCACTATGAACACATACACGTCACATTCTAACAAAGCAGCAGATGGGAGTTCAGAATTGCACTGTGCAGAGCAGTGCTGTGTCACTTACATGCTGGCTGTGGAAACACGGAGGTGGATTAATTCTGCTTGGGAAGTTCAGGAACGCTTTTGGAGAGGAGATGGCTTTTGGCCCTTGACTTGAATATAGGAGCTCGCCAGGCTGAGAAGTTGGGTGAGGTGGTAAAGATGGAGGGGGCTCCACCTTCTAGACGTTTCAGGCAAAAAGAGCAGCATTAGCAGAAGCGTGATGGCGTGAGGATACTTGGCCTATCTGGAAAGCGTCAAGTCTTTGGCTGTAGCTGGAGCTCGTCTGGAAGGTCTAGACCTAAAGTTGAAGGGTAAGTCCAAAGTCCTTTATGGACTTTGTAAAAGTCCGTATATGACATATGGCATATGGGCCAAATTCTGTCCCTCTGCTTGGCCCCACATCTATATGTTGAAGTCCAAACCcctagaacctcagaatgtgattgtATTCAATCTGAGGATAGGGGTCTGAAGATCTGAAGATAGGGTCTGATGAGGATCTGAAGATAGGGTCTTagagaggtaattaagttaagatGAGGCCTTTCAAGGTCCCTGATGCAAtaagactggtgtccttataagaagaagaaattaggacacagacatgcacagagggaaggccaTGTGACgacacagggagagggtggaCATAGACGAGGGGAGAGgtcctcagaagaaaccaactctgCTGACTCCTTAATCTCCGACGTGTAGCCGCTGCAAGTGTGCAAATGTAATTTCTGCTGTTTGAGCCGCCCAGTCCATGGTCCTTTGTAATGAAAGCCCTAGCTGACTGCTACGTATTCCAAAGGGTAGGAATGGAAGGGATGCATTCTAGAGACATTTTGGACTCAGAATCAAGGAGGCTTGGGGAGTGAAGCaagggagggtgagggagagggcagagctaTGGATGACTTGAGTTTTGGGCTCAGTCTCgcaggtggatggatggtggggcTGGGAACTGTGAGACGTGGTGGTGGAGAGAACACTGCACAATCTGGTGATCATTTCGTGTGTGTATCCTACCCCTCTGCAAGCCTGGAAGTCTCTAGGGTAGGGAACTTCCTAGTGAAGGCCTAGGGActatattgcttttaaaatccATGCAGGTTAAAGGGGActtgattgacttatttatcACTGATGTTATTAATTGTTGGATTGACATTGATGGGATCCCAGACAACTCTGGTCAAAAGCTTACAAGTTAAAAATAATCGTGGTACCCTGCCTTCCCCAGAGAATGTAAAATGTACGGTATTTCCACCCTCAGCTCATTTTACTGGAACTCCATGGCTGAGTTAccccagcatggggtctctggacAAATAAAGTGTACTTCTACCTTACCTCTTTGAAGGTAGAATGGGACACAACCCCTGCCATTCTATCCATACCAATCCAATAGAGAACATGATAAAATGTAATTGCATTTTGAGTATCCAAAAACTAGTAGGTAACAAAGTCAGTGAGGGGCTTTGTCTATATGATAACGTGTGTCGTCAGCCCCGAAGTAAGTGCTCCTTTTAAAAGAAAGCCTTCTTGAGCCTTGGAGCAGAGATGAACCCATGATTTCGTCTAGACACTCACTTGCTTTCATTTCCTCCCAGAAATCAGAATTCTCCCGGGGGCGGGTGAGATGCAGTCGTTGTTAAAAGCAGAGCCCCAAGAAAATATGCACGCCGGGGCTGCTGAGAACTTGGTGAGGAGGCAGAGACATTAATTGGCTGCATTTCATGGGTGAGGCCGGCAATTTGACGTAGGAGAGGGTTTCAGAAAATTGCTAAACCCTAGGGAATTGTcccagaataaaagaaaatcatccTCCCGTTGTTTATAGCACAGAAGCAAACTCCACATTTTGTTGCCATTTCCGGGTTTTCATGAAATGTGTGAAGATTGCGAAGCCCCTCGTAGGACAAAAGGACTGACGCTTcagcagttttttggttttgatgtTCCTTCCAGAATTTGGTCTCATGTTGTCTGCTTCCTCCAGAACCCCGTTTCTTTCTCTGCCAGCAGCGAGAAAGCAGCTCCGCGGGCAGATTCTGGAAGCCCGCTCTCCTTTGCCTCTTGTTCCTCCTGCTCACACCGCCCCAGGTGACACCGAGATTCATGACATCCTTGCAGTGAGTTTTTTGCAACCCCTCCTTTTTTCCTGAAAATCGCCCTCTATTCTAGAGAAAAGATACAGAGACACAAGGTGCCACTAAAGCATTTATTGCCTCTCCCACCCCAGGTGTCAGAAATAATAATGCATTTGTTACAGGTTAAACTGTTAATACTCTTCTTCCAAAAGTGTTTCCTAACTTTGGGTAAAGACTATGATCACTTCTGAAGAGAAATACTGCCCGGGCCCCAACAAGGGGATGATGGGGCCAGGCTTCCCATCTGGCAGGAGGACTCAGCAACTGTGAAAGACTGGTGGAAATACACACACTTTTCACTCTTTCTTCTCCACTTGTTGTGTGAggcctccaaacccaatacctgtAGGGCCAAAATTTTTGGCATAGCAAACTGTGAACGAGAAGGGGGggtaaaagggagagagaaagagaaagggttgGTTAGACCATCAGCACGCTTCCTGGGGTCTGACGCAGCCCTTCCAGCTCTGAGAGGCATCTTTGTGACACACGGATTCCCAAGTTTACTTGGGAGTACATTGAACTACATGGACTTTCAATCTGCTGATAAAGATCATTGATACTTCTGGGCACTTAGGACTCAGCGTTCACAGGCATTTTCTCATTTGCGTGAACATAAAGTGGCCCCAGCTTGCCTGCCAGCCTggtcccctcctgcctctgcctccttccagaCACCCCAGGCACACAGAACAACCCAGGGTCCCTGGAATGAACCGCAGTGCCCTGGCTTGGGTGCCGGTGCACACACTGCTCCCCGTTCCTGGAATGTCCCCCACCAAAGCGCACATTCACCCTCCAAGACCCGAGGAGGCTCGTCTTCCAAGAAGCTTCCCCTAACGCCCCAAGCTGCTCACTCGCTTCTGGGTGCTGCCGCACTGTGTGGTACTGGGGCTTTGTTCCCTTGGCAGCACGGTTGTCTACATGTCACTCTGTCAGCTGACTGCAGCAATATTTTAGGGGTTTTGGCCTGCGAATGCTAAGGACCCTCTGTGCCCTCCACTGTCAGAAGAAGGCATCTCCCGTGGGATAGTGCGTTCCTTTGCATTCCATCTCCCCAAGAGCAAAGCTTTGGCATCCTGCGGTCTTGATGAGGATtggcctccctctgcccttccccatcgctccctctctctccattccaCCACACGCACTTGGAGACCGAGGGACACCATCATTCTGTGCAAGGGTGGGAGATTCCCCACTGAGAAACTGTGGCTCTGGGGCTGAGGGGACAGCTCCTTGCCCCTAATGCGTCCCTCCCTTTTCTTAGCATCACAAGAGAGCTAacctctcctcctctccacaAGACAAAGGGACCGTTGGAGGCATCTGGGGGTAGAGCAGGGAGGACGGGAAGGAAAACCTGTTCCTCAGTTCTGTCCCTGCAATCCCTAAGTGATACGCAACATTAGAAAGAGAAAcgccaggaaggaaggagagagagagcaagagtgggagggagggaaggatatAGTCTGTCTTGATGAACTAAAGAGAGGTCAGACTCTCAAAACTAATGAACTGTTATTTAGTCTAATGAACTAAAGAGAGTTCATTCTCCCTTAGTCACCCGTAACCACCGCTCAGGTAGGTAGAGGGCGTTTGGGTTTTCAGAAGGGAATGTGATGCTGTTTATTGAGGCCTGTGGCCTCTTGCAGGACCAAAGTGAGGACCTTGTTTCTCCATGTCCCCTCTCCCTTCAGGCTGCTTTGAACCACTGAGCATCTGAAAGCATCTGGTCTCTTCACCACATGCTCCAATGGAGAGGGCCAGACCTGGGTCGGGGGGTGTGGAATTCTTTCCCTCTGGTGATTTTGCTCCCCATCCTGAGAACCCAAACTGCCCAGGCTGAGCAACCGTGCCTCCTGGCAAACACAAGCCTCTTGGCTGGACACAACTTATCCTCTGAGAATCCTCCTTGGGAAAACATCTCATGAGAGTCCCTGGAACCACTCACCTTTGCAGTACAGTTCCCCATCTTTGTCAGTGACGTTCGTGGACTCTAGACTCTTCCCACAGATGGCGCAGCGAAAGCAGGTCTTGTGCCAAGGCTGAGGGGCGCAGAAGAGTGGGAGAGCTACGTtagtgtgggggggggggcagcacaTTCTGTTTCCGTGTGAGAGCTCACCAGCAGCATATAAAGGAGTGCCACTATCTTAACCTCTCACACGTCTCATTGACCCCAGAATAATTTTTCCAGGGGTTCAGAGAAAATGGATTTGGCCAGCAATTCTCGGGACCCCTACAAATAAATTTATCGAAGTGATCACCGTGTGTATTCCTTCAGAACACACTAAATAGAAAAGGGCTTCCTCCTTCTAGAAGATCAAGGTATAAAGTACAGAGAAAGGAACTTGGGGGCCCTGAATACGTTCATTTACACTGAATAtaaagttaaagaagaaaagtgaagaaagaaGGCAATTAACCAGGAATTCAGCTTTGCTTGAACTCTGTGTGTTTCCCCTGGAAGAGAGTCGCAGGATCTTCACAAGATGGCTTCCTTCCGCAAGCCTGCCTGTCCCCCAGGCACAGCCTTGGGTTCTCATACATCTTCAAGGAGCCAGTCTTAGGGTGGAGACTGCCCTCGTATTTGAGATCAGACACTCTCCAGGGCCCTTGTTTCCACCCACCCCTCTCCACTTCAGTAtaaatgggtttttgttttcctccatcAGGCCCAAACCCTTTGGCGAATACCCAGAGCTTGTAGGGCAAGTGTGCGGTAATGTCTCAGACATGGGTTGACTCCCCTAATTGCCAAGACCCTTGTGAACAAACATGCTTCTCAGTACCATGAGGGGTCTGCTTTATCCATCTGTGGTGACTGAGTTACACAGTGATGACGGGCTCACAGGGCTGACACCTTTCTGGAAGGATTTTGGGCACAGAAGGACAACCTTCTAGCTGGGTGCCTTCTGCCTAGTGGACTGAAACTTGTTGCATCGAGTTGCACCAGTTCTAGTTTCCAAGGGCTCTGCCGAGTGGCGGCCACAGCCCAGGAAAGTGGGTGAGGATGGGTGGCTCCTAACATGGCTCCTGGGAGCAAAGGAGGATAAAGGGCCTGACTCCCACCTGCGCACAGTTCCtactctcctctctcattcctccTGTGCAGATTAGCAAGTTCCCTTTGGCTCCCATGGCAGTCCTTACCTTGCCACCTCCCATCACCTTCTCAGCAGCATAGACTGACTTTCCGCATCGGGGGCACTTCTCCGACTCTCCAAACTTCGCAGTGAACTTGGAAGGGTTGCTGGTGGTGGCTGAGCGTGCAGGCTTTGGGGACCTGGtgggaacagaaaaatgaaggaaacctATAGACCTTGTTGGCAAAGGGggcttagctgtgtgaccttgtgcgAGTTACTTAACTTATCTGTGCTTCAGACTCCTCGTCTGGGAAAGGGGACTAATCATGGTGCCTTCCTTACAGGGTTGTTGAGAAGGGTTCATGAGGGGACATGAGGAGAGCACTTAGAAGTCTGAGTGTCTCCTGGGAGGTAGTAAGGGCTAACAAATCTCGCTGTCATTGGCttaaatctttcctttttctcgTAAAGCCTTTAGCAAGGGTTCAACTTGCATTAGCTTGCGTTGTTGTTGTCATGTTAGCATTGCTGCCAGTGTTTAGATTTTTCTGTACCATCTCAAAGCCTACTGGTCTGCTTTATGGAGTGATTTCTGAAGTTACTGCAGAGCAAGTTGGGATCTTGACGGTTGATCATAAGCAAACCTCAGCCCAATACACTGATGTGTCCTTGTCACCGTTCAGGTTGTCATCCTGCCTCAAAGGGTGACCTTTCCCAGTGTGAGTGACATCGAAGAAGCACAGAAAACCCCCacttcatttccatttctgttgGTGTTTCCTTGTATATTTACCACTTGCTTCTCATCATAACCTCTAAGACAGGCAGGGCTGATTGGGGGAGAGCAAGGGTTCGAGGGGCACCAGCCTAAGGTCAGGCAGCTCATGACTGGTGGACTGGGATGAAACCCAGGTCTGTGGACTCTTGTCCCTTTTGGTGTAGCATTACAAGGAAGCCCTAACAGAGAAGAGTGGGTTTCAAGCAACGTGTGGCCAAGAACACGGTCAGTACCTGTCTTCACTAAACAGTGTTCAGTTGTTCACTGAGTGATGAGAAAAATTCAAATGACTGGTCATACATCCCTGCACTATTTTCCCAGGCTCTACCATGGCCTAACCTCTTTGGAAGGGGCCAGATGACAGTTTAGATGGTCTAACTCTGCTCTCTGGGGGAGGCCCTCCATGGGCCACTGTCTCGGGTGACCCTTTCTGTCTAGTCCCACTGTGGAGCTGAGCCTGGACACCAGCTGGCCAGATAGCACTGTGGGCGAGTGTCTGTCGGTCTGTACTCGGTTCCAGGTTGGAAGGCAGCGTCATCATCAAGATTGTAGGCCAGCCTGGTAGATGGCGCTTGTACAGGGTGATAGTCTGGCTTCCCTTGTTCATGCCGGGGGAACGTCAGCACTGTGTGGTCAGTGGGCAGCTAGGGGGGCCCACTGCCCTCCCTGCAGACCCACCCTCCCCATGATGTGGATGTTAATCATCTTACAGCCCGAGGGAAACACAAGCCTTTTAGTGACAAGCACACAGTGAATGTCCACTGCTTCCGGGCCATATGTATGTGATTTACACCGAAACACTCAAAGAGGAAGAAACGAGACTCCGTGCAGTTTTGGCAAAGGTCAAACAATAGAAAAGCTGTACTTTCTGGGTTTCTCTTGACATGCAAACCAAGAGCCATGGTGTAAAAGTAATTGTCCTTTAGAAAGGCAGATAATTTGAAGAGAGCCTTGGGAGAGATGACACATTGTTAAAACTTGGTCAGACTGAGTATTCCTATTGTTGGCAAGTCAACAACTGAGACCATTCTCCCACTTCCAGAAAACGTTGCTATGGGAACAGAATGAACTGTCCCGATAGCTGGGGCTCTACCGGGCTGGGAGAAACAGGGCAATAACTCACTGTTGGAACTGGAGGCCCAGATGTTCGCCTGTGTCCGTGCTGAGGCAGCCAGCGCCTTGTCCGTACCCGATCCCCTTGGGGCCGTACCTGCGCCCATAGCAGACCTTACAGTAGATCTCGGACTCGTGAGCTGCAACCGTGGTGCTGTCGAGAGCCTTTCTGCAGGCCACTGCCGGGAAAGGGAGGGTCAGGGGGCTGGGGCCACGGTTCCTCCCCGCCTTCCCTGAAGCCCTGATGCCGTACTCAGGGCCAAGAGACCCAGCGAGAGGGGTCCTCTGGCCAAGAGCACAGCTCTGATTCCTGACCCAGAGCACTCTGAGCTGTGGACCCCACGGCACCCCtgatttcacaggtgaggaaactgggaAGCAGAGAAGGGACAGAATGTGCTCAGTGGAGACCATCTAGACAGAGGGGGAGGCCAGGATTGCAACGGGCTGTGTGGTGTTGGACCAGCTGAGAATATTGTCCCTGAATCCGAACAAGCTGAATCCCTGAGTGTCTCAGCCCAGATGACACCAGGAgagtgtgtgtctgcatgtgtgcaGGGGTGGGTAGGGGATAAGGCGCTGAGACTGGGGATGAGTTTATTTCCCCTTAATTATATCAGAATCAGGGTCGAGCAGTTTCTCTACTTACCATGGCCTTTGTTATGTAAGGAGACAGCTACCACTGAGGCTACTTTTCATCCAGTTCTGGAAGCAGGAGGTGGTGAAGGGGTAGACCTTCAGCTTATATTGGCTTAGCCCCGGGTCACCGTACATTACCCAATATAAAGTATCCCCCCATAATAGAAAGGATATAAGACAAGCCTCCATTTTccaaaaagaagatatatagagagaagttttttgggtttttgtttatttgttttgccaatttgaaaaaataaactctttccatctaaaactaatgatatactatatgttggctaattgaattaaaattttaaaaaggggggggtacctgggtggctcagtgggttaagcctctgcctttggctcaggtcatgatctcagggtcctgggatcaagccccacattgggctctctgctcagcggggagcctgcttcccccaccttctttgcctgcctctctgcctacttgtgatctctatctgtcaaataaataaataaataaaatctttaaaaataaaataaaataaactttcaagGATGACAACAAAAGTGTTAAAACCtactaatatttaataatatcgGTCAATAATAGGTTGACTTGGAGAGTTTCCTTTTTCAAATCTTCCACAAATTCAGGAAATGAGTGTATCCAAATTCTTTCTCCGCACCTTCACCGTCAGGGTGTCCCTATCACCGGTGTCTTGTTGAGGCAGCTGACTCAGCTCTCCAGCTCCCCGCTTCTGCCTGCATCTTCCAGGGCCAACCCTGTTTGTACTTGAGCGGGAGGCTGTCACCTGCAATTTGTGTCTCAACCAGAACTTTTTATCAGCATCACATTCAAACAGCTTTAAAGAACATGTAGAgggcactgggtggttcagtcagttaagcgtccaacttttgattttggctcagggcatgatctcagggttgcgggatcgagccctgcatcaggcttggTGCTTGCcgtggagtctacttgggattccctctctccctctgccactagcCCCACTggcacactctctccctct
The genomic region above belongs to Neovison vison isolate M4711 chromosome 7, ASM_NN_V1, whole genome shotgun sequence and contains:
- the CSRP3 gene encoding cysteine and glycine-rich protein 3: MPNWGGGAKCGACEKTVYHAEEIQCNGRSFHKTCFHCMACRKALDSTTVAAHESEIYCKVCYGRRYGPKGIGYGQGAGCLSTDTGEHLGLQFQQSPKPARSATTSNPSKFTAKFGESEKCPRCGKSVYAAEKVMGGGKPWHKTCFRCAICGKSLESTNVTDKDGELYCKVCYAKNFGPTGIGFGGLTQQVEKKE